The proteins below come from a single Stomoxys calcitrans chromosome 1, idStoCalc2.1, whole genome shotgun sequence genomic window:
- the LOC106094594 gene encoding transmembrane protein 258, which yields METTMQRYISPINPAVFPHLATVLLTIGTFFTAWFFIFVVSRPKNTKEKTLFKELAISLCASVFLGFGIMFLMLAVGIYI from the coding sequence ATGGAAACAACAATGCAGCGGTACATTTCCCCAATTAATCCAGCTGTATTTCCTCACCTGGCCACTGTGTTGCTAACCATTGGGACATTCTTTACAGCTTGGTTCTTCATTTTCGTCGTATCGCGACCGAAAAATACCAAAGAAAAGACTCTCTTTAAAGAACTGGCCATAAGTTTATGCGCCAGCGTATTTTTAGGCTTTGGTATAATGTTCCTTATGTTGGCAGTTGgtatttatatatga
- the LOC106094593 gene encoding tumor susceptibility gene 101 protein has product MMPAAEEAQITKLLSKYKHVNATKKEVVDVLTNYRSLAYNLQRFVFNDGNARDLFNLNGTIPVVYKNNTYYIPICIWLMDTHPMNAPMCFVKPTPTMQIKVSMYVDHNGRIYLPYLHDWQPHSSDLLSLIQVMIVTFGEHPPVYSKSRDKINAYPTPSGYMPQAGANTSTASGGSYNLPYPTGGGSFPPYPPATSNNFGAFPPYPTPGNSIAASTTGPGYPPYMNYPQPGYNSGYNSSNTSSTGTITEEHIKASLISAVEDKLRRRLQEKVNQYQAEIDTLNRTKQELVEGSAKIDSILARMEREETDMQKNINILRDKEEELEKSLESLETSDGIDPDEAVTTTAPLYRQLLNAYAEEAATEDAIYYLGEALRSNVIDLDTFLKHVRQLSRKQFMLRAIMQKCRQKAGLAG; this is encoded by the exons ATGATGCCAGCTGCAGAAGAGGCACAAATCACTAAACTGCTGTCAAAG TATAAACATGTGAATGCTACTAAAAAGGAAGTAGTTGATGTTCTAACAAATTATCGGAGCCTAGCTTATAATTTGCAGAGATTTG TGTTCAATGATGGTAATGCTCGAGATCTTTTTAACTTGAATGGCACAATACCTGTTGTTTATAAAA ATAACACATATTACATTCCCATTTGCATTTGGTTAATGGATACTCATCCCATGAATGCTCCCATGTGTTTCGTGAAGCCTACTCCAACTATGCAAATAAAAGTGTCGATGTATGTAGACCACAATGGCCGAATCTACTTGCCATATTTACATGACTGGCAGCCA CACTCCAGCGATCTGTTGTCATTGATACAAGTAATGATTGTTACTTTTGGAGAACATCCGCCAGTATActccaaatcgagagataaaaTTAACGCGTATCCAACACCTAGTG GTTACATGCCACAAGCTGGAGCAAACACTTCAACAGCATCGGGAGGCTCTTACAATCTGCCCTACCCCACTGGAGGTGGCTCCTTTCCTCCCTATCCCCCAGCAACTAGTAATAACTTTGGGGCATTTCCACCTTATCCGACACCTGGCAATTCGATTGCCGCTTCTACAACAGGACCTGGTTACCCACCGTACATGAACTATCCGCAACCCGGCTATAACTCAGGCTAT AATTCTTCAAATACAAGTTCAACGGGTACTATTACTGAAGAACACATAAAAGCTTCTCTTATAAGTGCCGTCGAAGACAAACTACGACGCCGCTTGCAAGAAAAAGTAAATCAATACCAAGCTGAAATTGATACTTTAAACCGTACCAAACAGGAATTGGTAGAAGGCAGTGCAAAAATCGATTCAATATTAGCGCGCATGGAACGAGAAGAA actgatatgcaaaaaaatataaatatactaCGAGATAAAGAGGAGGAGTTGGAAAAGAGCTTAGAGTCGTTGGAGACATCTGATGGCATTGACCCCGACGAAGCTGTCACAACGACAGCACCTTTGTATAGGCA ATTACTCAACGCTTATGCAGAAGAAGCTGCCACGGAGGATGCCATATACTACTTGGGCGAAGCATTACGAAGCAATGTCATCGATTTAGACACTTTCTTAAAGCACGTACGTCAGTTATCCCGCAAACAATTTATGTTGCGTGCTATTATGCAGAAATGCCGGCAGAAGGCCGGACTCGCCGGTTAA